A genomic segment from Sorangium aterium encodes:
- a CDS encoding Uma2 family endonuclease — MSTGVLPHHLDPARNAPEVEAAFAAVPPEQVAEILDGELFTFPRPGRPHTRSASRLTMKLGSAFDFGDGGPGGWVLLDEPELHLGSRPDKVVPDLAGWKRERMPDALGDEDTPAHYDVPPDWVCEVISPRTERVDRGKKMRIYRREGVGHVWLLSPLLRTLEVYRLEGGRWVLLETYEEDAKVRAEPFDAVELDLAAIWTR; from the coding sequence ATGAGCACCGGCGTGCTGCCGCACCACCTGGATCCCGCCCGCAACGCACCGGAAGTCGAGGCAGCATTCGCGGCGGTGCCGCCCGAGCAGGTGGCAGAGATCCTCGACGGGGAGCTCTTCACCTTTCCGCGGCCCGGCCGCCCTCATACGCGCAGCGCATCACGCCTGACGATGAAGCTCGGCAGCGCCTTCGACTTCGGCGATGGAGGGCCCGGCGGCTGGGTGCTCCTGGATGAGCCGGAGCTCCACCTTGGGTCGCGGCCCGACAAGGTGGTGCCCGATCTCGCAGGGTGGAAGCGGGAGCGCATGCCGGACGCCCTTGGGGACGAGGACACGCCGGCGCACTACGACGTCCCGCCGGACTGGGTGTGTGAGGTGATCTCGCCGCGTACCGAGCGCGTCGACCGGGGGAAGAAGATGCGGATCTACCGGCGCGAAGGTGTCGGGCACGTGTGGCTGCTCAGCCCCTTGCTGCGGACGCTCGAGGTGTACCGACTCGAGGGCGGCCGGTGGGTGCTGCTCGAGACCTACGAGGAGGACGCCAAGGTGAGGGCTGAGCCGTTCGATGCGGTGGAGCTCGATCTGGCGGCGATCTGGACCAGATGA
- a CDS encoding beta-propeller domain-containing protein encodes MRSFYRGCTLVSLLALGAGFAACSSGSGGSGGPAQTGLAQSALTPATSCDDVEALLRERLKQNMAKSVEAARESALQQLEAGCVWFGEDGGPVGASSSGSASSGGPVSAPTEEGGGGVDDGGAKEYSTTNTQEADVDEADFIKNDGENVYILAHGQFQIFDAWPAADIHRVASVAIEGEPKKLFVHEKRALVYSSLSPSSSPDGEIASYSSGECTYGYDCEFTGDGTPLLVTEFDISDLTAPTVVRTLKFSGSFINARRIGAAVHTIVASREPTVEGLSTWPEGLDVCSLSDQGVNPSTVAAVNSAYDKLLEKNIALIDAAPLDIQLPSVEDTVYRDGVASPKSHEPFASCENFYLSNTGDGQSFLSVVSTELGAEALGQTTIVGRPGAVYATADSLYVASRHQYGQTYGWFYDDGKATPDATTIHKFALSERAAPSAYLGSGVVKGRVLNQFALSEHEGYLRVATTTGHLPDPDTHNTVASLKQEGGELVVKGMVDHLAPGEDIRSARFYGDVGFVVTFKKTDPLYTIDFSEPEAPRVRGELKIPGFSTYMHMIDEGHVMSIGYDADDQGDFAWFQGILLQIFDVTDLDAPTLTHKEVIGTRGSASDAATNHLAFNYFTQRGLLGIPMVICEGGSGGDFGDTMTFSGLLVYKVDPGAGFTSVGGVPHPLPDASADGNGPSCGNWWSSATSFVKRSVFMEDYVYSVSEDEIRVANISDLAAPEAVVSLVP; translated from the coding sequence ATGCGATCATTTTACAGGGGTTGTACGCTTGTTTCTCTGCTCGCGCTCGGCGCCGGCTTCGCCGCCTGCTCGAGCGGATCGGGCGGATCTGGTGGACCCGCGCAGACGGGCCTGGCACAGAGCGCCCTCACGCCCGCGACGAGCTGCGATGATGTCGAGGCGCTGCTCCGCGAACGGCTGAAGCAGAACATGGCCAAGTCGGTCGAAGCTGCGCGGGAGTCCGCCCTGCAGCAGCTCGAGGCCGGGTGCGTCTGGTTCGGAGAGGACGGCGGGCCAGTCGGCGCCTCCAGCTCCGGCTCCGCCTCCTCGGGAGGGCCCGTCTCGGCGCCGACCGAGGAGGGGGGCGGGGGTGTCGACGACGGGGGTGCCAAGGAGTACTCGACGACGAACACGCAGGAAGCCGACGTCGACGAGGCCGACTTCATCAAGAACGACGGAGAGAACGTCTATATCCTGGCCCACGGGCAATTCCAGATCTTCGACGCGTGGCCCGCCGCCGACATCCACCGCGTCGCGTCGGTCGCGATCGAGGGGGAGCCGAAGAAGCTCTTCGTGCACGAGAAGCGCGCCCTCGTGTACTCCTCGCTGTCCCCGTCCTCGTCGCCTGACGGCGAGATCGCTTCTTACTCCAGCGGTGAGTGCACGTACGGATACGACTGCGAGTTCACGGGCGACGGCACGCCGCTCCTGGTCACCGAATTCGACATCAGCGACCTCACGGCGCCGACCGTCGTGCGGACGCTGAAGTTCTCCGGATCGTTCATCAACGCCCGGCGCATCGGGGCCGCGGTGCACACGATCGTCGCCTCCCGCGAGCCGACGGTGGAGGGACTCTCTACCTGGCCAGAGGGACTCGATGTCTGCTCCCTGTCCGACCAAGGGGTCAACCCGTCCACCGTGGCCGCCGTGAACAGCGCGTATGACAAGCTCCTTGAGAAGAACATCGCCCTCATCGACGCGGCCCCGCTCGACATCCAGCTGCCCAGCGTGGAGGACACGGTGTACCGGGACGGCGTGGCGTCCCCGAAGAGCCACGAGCCGTTCGCGAGCTGCGAGAACTTCTACCTGTCGAACACGGGCGACGGGCAGAGCTTCCTCTCGGTCGTCTCGACCGAGCTCGGCGCCGAGGCGCTCGGCCAGACGACGATCGTGGGCAGGCCCGGCGCCGTCTACGCGACCGCGGACTCGCTCTACGTGGCGAGCCGGCACCAGTACGGCCAGACGTACGGCTGGTTCTACGACGACGGCAAGGCGACGCCCGACGCGACGACCATCCACAAGTTCGCGCTGAGCGAGCGCGCGGCGCCGAGCGCGTACCTGGGGAGCGGCGTCGTGAAGGGGCGCGTGCTCAACCAGTTCGCCCTCAGCGAGCACGAGGGGTATCTCCGCGTCGCGACCACCACCGGGCACCTGCCCGACCCGGACACGCACAACACCGTCGCGTCGCTGAAGCAGGAGGGCGGCGAGCTCGTGGTCAAGGGGATGGTGGACCACCTCGCTCCCGGCGAGGACATCCGATCCGCCCGCTTCTACGGCGACGTCGGGTTCGTCGTGACCTTCAAGAAGACCGACCCGCTCTACACCATCGATTTCTCGGAGCCCGAGGCGCCGAGGGTGCGCGGCGAGCTGAAGATCCCCGGCTTCTCGACGTACATGCACATGATCGACGAGGGGCACGTCATGAGCATCGGCTACGACGCCGACGACCAGGGAGACTTCGCGTGGTTCCAGGGGATCCTGCTCCAGATCTTCGACGTGACGGATCTCGACGCGCCGACGCTCACGCACAAGGAGGTGATCGGGACGCGCGGCTCCGCGAGCGACGCCGCGACCAACCACCTCGCGTTCAACTACTTCACCCAGCGGGGGCTGCTCGGGATCCCCATGGTCATCTGCGAGGGCGGGAGCGGCGGCGACTTCGGCGACACGATGACGTTCAGCGGGCTGCTCGTCTACAAGGTGGATCCCGGCGCGGGCTTCACGTCCGTCGGCGGCGTGCCCCACCCGCTGCCCGACGCGAGCGCGGACGGGAACGGCCCGAGCTGCGGGAACTGGTGGAGCAGCGCGACGTCGTTCGTGAAGCGGAGCGTCTTCATGGAGGACTACGTCTACTCCGTCTCCGAGGACGAGATCCGGGTCGCCAACATCAGCGATCTCGCGGCGCCGGAAGCCGTCGTGTCGCTCGTCCCCTGA
- a CDS encoding TOBE domain-containing protein, producing MQISGRNKIPGKITELVVGDVMAKVVMEGPGGTELVAVITSDAAKELGLAVGKEVQALIKATEIMVIAG from the coding sequence ATGCAGATCAGCGGCAGGAACAAGATCCCCGGGAAGATCACGGAGCTCGTGGTGGGCGACGTGATGGCCAAGGTCGTGATGGAGGGGCCGGGGGGCACGGAGCTCGTCGCGGTCATCACGAGCGACGCGGCGAAGGAGCTCGGCCTCGCGGTCGGCAAGGAGGTGCAGGCGCTCATCAAGGCGACCGAGATCATGGTGATCGCCGGGTGA
- a CDS encoding DUF4291 family protein gives MRTSWHMPAHSAPHACSRRVGALGLRGAMLRRFAEEWTVGVEDISELVAAQREVLRGRGAGQLEIPREEVYWPTAAEAARRVGIERWEA, from the coding sequence ATCCGCACCAGTTGGCACATGCCGGCACATAGTGCGCCTCATGCCTGCTCGCGTCGAGTCGGTGCCCTCGGTCTGCGAGGCGCGATGCTGCGACGGTTCGCCGAGGAGTGGACGGTGGGCGTGGAGGACATCTCGGAGCTCGTGGCAGCGCAGAGGGAGGTGCTGCGCGGCCGGGGTGCCGGACAGCTCGAGATCCCGCGGGAAGAGGTGTATTGGCCAACAGCCGCGGAGGCAGCGAGGCGGGTTGGGATAGAGCGCTGGGAGGCGTAG
- a CDS encoding acyltransferase family protein has product MDTPARRPLFPHLPALDGLRGLALLGVLFFHANGMLRGGFLGVDLFFVLSGYLITSLLLAEHEARGAISLKDFWIRRARRLLPALLALVPVVVLHGRLFGPPSALAGLRADVLATLGYVANWRAIYAHRSYWEIFTSRSPLEHTWSLAIEEQFYVVWPLVIVFVLSRWARRGVLVLTLALAALSAIAMLVLFAPESTTRVYMGTDTRASGILLGAALATVLTPRAALSPRAVRLLDGAGVASAIGLAIAWSVLDGQSWLLYHGGFWLTELGALVLIACAVQGSRSLVARALAWRPLAWVGTISYGVYLWHWPVHVFVSSDRLHGPALAALRFAITFAVALVSYRFLERPIRERGLPKGRSFWAVPAGVTLGLLIAVRATHAQDGEAPKGSAMINALVTAIVKDEATFRVVVVGDSTANTLGWALRGLQERGLAVDLHGRDGCTIMADLCGMTEWPALLAQAKPDAAVLYLGGAFMHGITVNDEWTKACKPAWHERFEANLVTNLDKLRNPHGRVWMATVPYALGDWETKDVHEQVTCINRSIRKVVATLPDVALLDLQEHICPAGECRRMYEDGAIRPDGVHFTIEGARGVARWTLAELRAKPRVPGSAADSGPPR; this is encoded by the coding sequence GTGGACACGCCCGCCCGCCGCCCGCTCTTCCCTCACCTGCCCGCGCTCGACGGGCTGCGCGGGCTCGCCCTGCTCGGCGTCCTCTTCTTCCACGCGAACGGGATGCTGCGCGGCGGCTTCCTCGGCGTCGATCTCTTCTTCGTCCTCTCGGGCTACCTCATCACGTCGCTCCTCCTCGCGGAGCACGAGGCGCGCGGCGCGATCTCGCTCAAGGACTTCTGGATCCGCCGCGCGCGCCGGCTCCTCCCCGCGCTCCTCGCGCTCGTCCCGGTGGTCGTGCTCCACGGGCGCCTCTTCGGGCCGCCGAGCGCGCTCGCCGGCCTCCGCGCCGATGTCCTCGCGACGCTCGGCTACGTCGCGAACTGGCGCGCCATCTACGCGCACAGGAGCTACTGGGAGATCTTCACGTCGCGCTCGCCGCTCGAGCACACGTGGAGCCTGGCGATCGAGGAGCAGTTCTACGTCGTCTGGCCGCTCGTCATCGTCTTCGTGCTCTCGCGGTGGGCGCGCCGCGGCGTGCTCGTCCTCACGCTGGCGCTGGCCGCGCTCTCCGCGATCGCGATGCTCGTCCTCTTCGCGCCGGAGAGCACGACGCGCGTGTACATGGGGACGGACACGCGCGCCTCCGGCATCCTCCTCGGCGCCGCGCTCGCGACGGTGCTCACGCCGCGCGCCGCGCTCTCCCCGCGCGCGGTGCGCCTCCTCGACGGCGCCGGCGTCGCCTCGGCGATCGGCCTCGCGATCGCGTGGTCCGTGCTCGACGGCCAGTCGTGGCTCCTCTACCACGGCGGGTTCTGGCTGACGGAGCTCGGGGCCCTCGTCCTCATCGCGTGCGCGGTGCAGGGCTCGCGGAGCCTCGTCGCGCGCGCCCTCGCGTGGCGCCCGCTCGCGTGGGTCGGCACCATCAGCTACGGCGTCTACCTCTGGCACTGGCCGGTGCACGTGTTCGTGTCGAGCGATCGCCTGCACGGCCCCGCCCTCGCCGCGCTCCGCTTCGCGATCACCTTCGCGGTCGCGCTCGTCTCCTACCGCTTCCTCGAGAGGCCGATCCGCGAGCGCGGGCTGCCGAAGGGGCGCTCGTTCTGGGCGGTGCCGGCCGGCGTCACGCTCGGGCTGCTCATCGCCGTCCGTGCGACCCACGCGCAGGACGGCGAGGCGCCGAAGGGCTCCGCGATGATCAACGCGCTCGTCACCGCGATCGTGAAGGACGAGGCCACGTTCCGCGTCGTCGTCGTCGGCGACTCGACCGCGAACACGCTCGGCTGGGCGCTCCGCGGTCTGCAGGAGCGCGGGCTGGCGGTGGACCTCCACGGGCGTGACGGCTGCACCATCATGGCGGACCTCTGCGGCATGACCGAGTGGCCCGCGCTCCTCGCGCAGGCGAAGCCCGACGCCGCGGTCCTCTACCTCGGCGGCGCCTTCATGCACGGCATCACGGTGAACGACGAGTGGACGAAGGCGTGCAAGCCGGCGTGGCACGAGCGCTTCGAGGCAAACCTCGTCACCAACCTCGACAAGCTCCGGAACCCGCACGGGCGCGTCTGGATGGCGACCGTCCCCTACGCGCTCGGCGACTGGGAGACGAAGGACGTCCATGAGCAGGTCACGTGCATCAACCGCTCGATCCGGAAGGTCGTCGCGACGCTGCCCGACGTCGCGCTCCTCGACCTCCAGGAGCACATCTGCCCCGCGGGCGAGTGCCGGCGCATGTACGAGGACGGGGCGATCCGGCCCGACGGCGTGCATTTCACGATCGAGGGGGCGCGCGGCGTGGCGAGGTGGACGCTCGCGGAGCTCCGCGCGAAGCCGCGCGTGCCCGGCTCCGCGGCGGACTCCGGGCCGCCCCGCTGA
- a CDS encoding MarR family winged helix-turn-helix transcriptional regulator, translating to MDKPSPWELWTLNFEFSMAVMAEVEPEVRALGLEMKEFLLLGKLDDHPYPAELSRALLTPKPSITFMVKRMEAAGFIQRETEAGDLRRFRLTLTRSGRKAMEAARAILDDAFGRRLARISAGERAELARLLTRMMGERARPR from the coding sequence ATGGACAAGCCTTCGCCCTGGGAGCTCTGGACGCTGAACTTCGAGTTCAGCATGGCGGTCATGGCCGAGGTGGAGCCCGAGGTGCGCGCGCTGGGGCTCGAGATGAAGGAGTTCCTCCTCCTCGGCAAGCTCGACGATCACCCTTACCCTGCCGAGCTCTCGCGCGCGCTGCTCACGCCCAAGCCTTCGATCACCTTCATGGTGAAGCGGATGGAGGCGGCTGGCTTCATCCAGCGCGAGACGGAGGCGGGCGATCTGCGGCGCTTTCGCCTGACGCTCACCCGCTCGGGGCGCAAGGCGATGGAGGCGGCGCGGGCGATCCTCGACGACGCCTTCGGGCGAAGGCTGGCGCGGATCTCGGCAGGCGAGCGCGCCGAGCTGGCGCGGCTCCTCACGCGGATGATGGGGGAGCGCGCCCGTCCGCGCTGA
- a CDS encoding aldo/keto reductase — protein sequence MPLDHYVTLGRSGLRVSPFCLGAMTFGEDLGWGSSVKDSEAILDRFIELGGNFIDTANLYTKGHSEKIIGDHLGHDRQKRDRLVIATKFSGNLYVGDPNGGGSNRKSILAACEQSLRRLRTDYIDLYWLHNWDKFTPIEETMAALHDLVQSGKVRYIGVSDTPAWKVTQGQLIAQFRGWAPFIGLQIEYSLLERTVEGELIPMAQELGLGVTPWSPLRSGILSGKYTRKNAATVKPEGRQWTASYLDERSYTVIDELERIAKQLETTVARVALSWVQARPAVSSTIIGARTLAQLDDNVRALEVKLTPEQTAALDALTAPKLNFPADFLNLAHMIQAGGTTINGQPSQLIPFGVTKKGDHY from the coding sequence ATGCCGCTCGATCATTATGTCACGCTCGGCCGCTCGGGTCTGCGGGTGAGCCCCTTTTGCCTCGGCGCCATGACGTTCGGCGAAGACCTGGGCTGGGGGAGCAGCGTCAAGGACTCCGAAGCCATCCTCGACCGCTTCATCGAGCTCGGGGGGAACTTCATCGATACGGCGAACCTCTACACCAAAGGGCACTCGGAGAAGATCATCGGTGATCACCTCGGCCACGACCGGCAGAAGCGCGACCGGCTGGTGATCGCCACGAAGTTCAGCGGAAACCTGTACGTCGGCGATCCCAACGGCGGCGGCTCGAACCGCAAGTCGATCCTCGCCGCTTGCGAGCAGTCGCTCCGCCGGCTGCGCACCGACTACATCGATCTCTACTGGCTGCACAACTGGGACAAGTTCACGCCGATCGAGGAGACCATGGCGGCGCTCCACGATCTCGTCCAGTCGGGGAAGGTCCGCTATATCGGCGTGTCCGACACCCCCGCGTGGAAGGTGACTCAAGGGCAGCTCATCGCTCAGTTCCGCGGATGGGCGCCGTTCATCGGCCTGCAGATCGAGTATTCGCTCCTCGAGCGGACGGTCGAAGGGGAGCTGATTCCCATGGCCCAGGAGCTCGGGCTGGGGGTGACGCCGTGGTCGCCCCTGCGGAGCGGGATCCTGAGCGGCAAGTACACGCGGAAGAACGCCGCGACGGTCAAGCCGGAGGGGCGGCAGTGGACCGCGAGCTACCTCGACGAGCGGAGCTACACGGTGATCGACGAGCTCGAGCGGATCGCCAAGCAGCTCGAGACCACGGTCGCGCGCGTCGCCCTCAGCTGGGTGCAGGCGCGTCCGGCGGTGTCGTCCACGATCATCGGGGCGCGCACGCTGGCGCAGCTCGACGACAACGTGAGGGCGCTCGAGGTGAAGCTCACGCCGGAGCAGACGGCGGCGCTCGACGCGCTCACCGCTCCGAAGCTGAACTTCCCGGCCGATTTCCTCAATCTGGCGCACATGATCCAGGCCGGGGGGACGACGATCAACGGGCAACCGTCGCAGCTCATCCCCTTCGGCGTCACGAAGAAGGGGGATCACTACTGA
- a CDS encoding phosphatase PAP2 family protein — MEALGLPAEQLASAVGARPFLLLALLVTGTVGVLLGLVAVARLSGRHARALWALAVRAYAAVAAHPVTRRLSARFPLVARVLRELSAAEYLVIHLGLGLALSMAALVFVWLAEGVREGEPIVGVDLALARALHASSSSAGVAALRAFTLLGTFWALALLAVVVAAALLRRGRRVLAVGWLSALAGGGLLNTALKALFARPRPTFADPLAVAAGWSFPSGHSMGTFVAFGMLSYLGLLFLRTLRARLALVALALGWTVAMGFSRMYLGVHYLSDVLAGFAAGTVWLAVCISGIEVARRRPARIDGQSLPA; from the coding sequence ATGGAAGCGCTGGGCCTCCCCGCCGAGCAGCTGGCCTCGGCGGTCGGCGCGCGGCCCTTTCTGCTGCTCGCGCTGCTCGTGACCGGGACGGTGGGGGTGCTCCTCGGGCTCGTCGCGGTCGCGCGCCTCTCCGGCCGCCACGCGCGGGCGCTGTGGGCGCTGGCCGTCCGGGCGTACGCCGCGGTGGCCGCGCACCCGGTCACGCGGCGCCTCTCGGCCCGGTTCCCCCTGGTCGCGAGGGTGCTGCGCGAGCTCTCTGCGGCCGAGTACCTCGTGATCCACCTCGGCCTCGGGCTGGCGCTCAGCATGGCCGCGCTCGTGTTCGTCTGGCTCGCGGAGGGGGTGCGCGAGGGCGAGCCGATCGTGGGCGTCGATCTCGCGCTCGCGCGCGCGCTCCACGCGTCGTCGAGCAGCGCCGGCGTGGCGGCGCTGCGCGCCTTCACGCTCCTCGGCACCTTCTGGGCGCTCGCGCTGCTCGCTGTCGTCGTGGCCGCGGCGCTGCTGAGGCGGGGCCGGCGCGTCCTCGCGGTCGGGTGGCTCTCCGCGCTCGCCGGCGGCGGGCTCCTCAACACCGCGCTCAAGGCGCTGTTCGCCCGGCCGCGGCCGACGTTCGCCGATCCGCTGGCGGTGGCCGCGGGGTGGAGCTTCCCGAGCGGACACTCGATGGGCACGTTCGTCGCCTTTGGCATGCTCTCGTACCTGGGCCTCCTGTTCCTCCGGACGCTGCGCGCTCGCCTCGCGCTCGTCGCGCTCGCGCTCGGCTGGACCGTGGCGATGGGCTTCAGCCGCATGTACCTCGGCGTGCACTACCTGAGCGACGTGCTCGCGGGGTTCGCCGCAGGCACCGTGTGGCTGGCCGTCTGCATCTCCGGGATCGAGGTCGCGCGGCGCAGGCCGGCTCGGATCGACGGCCAGTCGCTGCCCGCCTGA
- a CDS encoding VOC family protein — MNLAGIAHIQLSVTDFPRSRAFYRALCEHFEMQCQYDDPGSENERPMLYYIGGKTGLLIRPVNPEHAGIRFHQYKPGLHHLCFRARSREDIDAFHAFFERTLAALGGKLVHAPQDGAWAAGYYSILFEDPDGIRLEINHVPGKGNLSEGIELPLPARVPGGVPEQA; from the coding sequence ATGAACCTCGCCGGAATCGCCCATATCCAGCTGTCGGTCACGGACTTCCCGCGCAGCCGCGCGTTCTACCGCGCGCTGTGCGAGCATTTCGAGATGCAGTGCCAGTACGACGATCCGGGCAGCGAGAACGAGCGGCCCATGCTTTATTACATCGGCGGCAAGACCGGCCTGTTGATACGCCCCGTGAACCCGGAGCACGCCGGCATCCGCTTTCACCAGTACAAGCCCGGCCTGCACCACCTGTGCTTCCGCGCCCGCAGCCGCGAGGATATCGACGCATTCCACGCGTTCTTCGAGCGCACGCTGGCCGCGCTCGGCGGCAAGCTCGTGCACGCGCCGCAGGACGGCGCGTGGGCGGCCGGCTACTACTCGATCCTGTTCGAGGATCCGGACGGCATCCGGCTCGAGATCAACCACGTGCCCGGCAAGGGCAACCTGTCCGAGGGCATCGAGCTTCCGCTGCCCGCGCGCGTCCCGGGAGGCGTGCCCGAGCAAGCGTGA
- a CDS encoding DMT family transporter: MASTSLGFAESRQQRIAQVLLFVTPALFTANMLLARATADFIPPVALAELRWTGVVLVLLPFCGRELWRARAALRRDWARYALLGLLGMGICGAGVYYGAATTTATNIGLIYAVSPVIIILLSRAMFGERLSRRQGLGAALALAGVLVIVLRGDPAALLALSFSTGDLMILGAAISWALYTVLLKRWPDPLGVQARLAAIALAGAILLLPLLGWELASRGAPQFDLRTIATVLTLVLVPGVGAYATYGYITEHLGPSRTGLLLYLSPVYTAVLAWLLLGEAFALYHWLGAALVLPGLFFATHKPKAT, encoded by the coding sequence ATGGCCTCCACCTCTCTCGGCTTCGCCGAGTCCCGCCAGCAGCGCATCGCCCAGGTCCTGCTGTTCGTCACCCCGGCGCTCTTCACGGCCAACATGCTGCTGGCCCGCGCCACAGCCGATTTCATCCCGCCGGTGGCGCTCGCGGAGCTCCGCTGGACGGGTGTCGTGCTGGTGCTGCTGCCCTTCTGCGGCCGCGAGCTGTGGCGCGCCCGCGCCGCGCTGCGGCGGGACTGGGCCCGATATGCCCTGCTCGGCCTGCTGGGCATGGGCATCTGCGGCGCCGGCGTCTATTACGGCGCCGCCACCACCACGGCCACCAACATCGGCCTGATTTACGCGGTCTCGCCGGTGATCATCATCCTGCTGTCCCGGGCCATGTTCGGAGAGCGGCTCAGCCGGCGCCAGGGCCTGGGCGCGGCGCTGGCGCTGGCCGGCGTGCTGGTCATCGTGCTGCGCGGCGACCCGGCGGCGCTGCTGGCGCTCAGCTTCAGCACCGGTGACCTGATGATCCTCGGCGCCGCGATCTCCTGGGCGCTTTACACGGTGCTGCTGAAGCGCTGGCCAGATCCGCTGGGGGTCCAGGCGCGCCTCGCCGCGATCGCGCTGGCCGGAGCGATCCTCCTGCTGCCGCTGCTCGGCTGGGAGCTGGCCAGCCGCGGCGCGCCGCAGTTCGACCTGCGCACCATCGCCACCGTGCTGACCCTGGTCCTGGTCCCAGGCGTCGGCGCCTATGCCACGTACGGCTATATCACCGAGCATCTCGGCCCGAGCCGCACTGGCCTGCTGCTCTATCTGTCGCCGGTCTATACCGCCGTGCTGGCCTGGCTCCTCCTCGGAGAGGCGTTTGCCCTCTACCATTGGCTCGGCGCAGCGCTCGTATTGCCGGGCCTCTTCTTCGCCACCCACAAGCCGAAGGCGACCTGA
- a CDS encoding RNA polymerase sigma factor, with translation MSFLWPSRDDHLCELIEASRRGDRGAFRALYLELYDPVARFASRRVRRREDAEDLVARVFHRLLERLGEFDRRKGTPRMFVLAMARNLVIDHLRAARQEAPIDDLAGVLADESGTPLDALVRGEELRAVREALEELGAEAREVLALRYGDGLKHQEIAELLGLRADAVKQRASRALRELKARLEARAEQDAGKSRGEGVSNAGL, from the coding sequence ATGAGCTTCCTCTGGCCCTCCCGCGATGACCACCTCTGCGAGCTGATCGAGGCGTCCCGGCGCGGCGATCGCGGCGCGTTCCGGGCGCTCTACCTGGAGCTGTACGACCCGGTGGCGCGCTTCGCTTCGCGACGCGTGCGCCGGCGAGAGGACGCGGAGGATCTGGTCGCGCGGGTCTTCCACAGGCTGCTGGAGCGGCTGGGAGAGTTCGATCGGCGCAAGGGGACGCCGCGGATGTTCGTGCTGGCCATGGCCAGGAACCTGGTCATCGACCACCTGCGGGCGGCGCGGCAGGAGGCGCCGATCGACGATCTCGCGGGCGTGCTCGCGGACGAGTCCGGGACGCCGCTCGACGCGCTCGTGCGGGGCGAGGAGCTCCGCGCGGTCAGGGAGGCGCTGGAGGAGCTCGGGGCGGAGGCGAGGGAGGTGCTGGCGCTCCGGTACGGCGACGGGCTGAAACACCAGGAGATCGCGGAGCTGCTCGGGCTCCGTGCGGACGCGGTGAAGCAGCGGGCGTCGCGGGCGCTGCGCGAGCTCAAGGCGCGGCTCGAGGCGCGCGCCGAGCAGGACGCGGGTAAGTCCCGCGGAGAGGGTGTTTCCAATGCTGGACTTTGA